GCCCAGGAGACCCGACGGGCCGCCGAGGTCGAGGGCGGAGCCGCTGACGTTGGGGTTGCCGCCCGGGGTGCGCGACTCGAACGTCGGCAGGGCGGACACCAGGTTGCTGAGGCCGGGCAGCAGGCCCGAGGCCAGGGAGACGGGCACCAGGGTGCTGACCGCGTGGGCCGGCCCCTGCTCGACGTCGATGGTGCTCTGGGCGGAGTCGGCGAGGACGCCGAGGTTCAGGAGCGCACCGGCGTTCCCGAGTTGGAGGCCGAGGAGCGTGTGCGACGCCCTGGAGGTCCCCACTCCCTCGGCGCTCTGGGCCCCGGCCGGGCTGGGCCCGGCGATCGTGGCGGTCAGGCACAAGGCCGCCGCGCTGGCGACTAGACGAACAGCGAACTTCCTCTTTTTCACAGTCCCACCTGTCTCGAAGAGTTTCCCCGGTTATGACAACCAGGCCCGATCGGCGCCGGTGTGCCAAAGGATGGGGGAGTGATCACTTCTCGTCAAGTAAGAGTTGCGGCCCGTCCCGAAGATCCCGATTACGCCGACTTCGGCCCGGGTATAACGGGCTGTTTCGGAACGCCGCCATGCCAAGTTCGGACTAGTGCGACCAGCTCGGGGAGATCCTGGATGGTCGCATCGGGAGCCACGTCGAAGCCGGGGACCAGCGGGTTCGGGCGCAGCACGGCCCGCATCCCGATCGACCGGGCGCCGAAGACGTCGTCGTACGGGCGGTCCCCCACGAAGACGACCCGCGACGGTTCGGCGACGCCCAGGCCGTCGAGCACCGCCCGGAACGCCTCGGGATGGGGCTTGGTGTAGTCGAGCTCGCTGGTGTAGCAGCGGACGTCGATGAGCGCGGCCAGCCCGTCCCGCTCGAGGAAGTGCTCGTGGAACGAGCGGGGCCAGTGGGTGTTGGAGAGGAGCCCGATCCCGAGGCCCGCCTGGCGGAGCGCCCGCAGGGTGGGAACGGCGTGGGGGTCGTGGCGGACGTG
The window above is part of the Acidimicrobiales bacterium genome. Proteins encoded here:
- a CDS encoding HAD family hydrolase — translated: MTVEAVVFDWGGTLAEYAGIEMIDMWRMAARHLAPDREEEVLARLVAVEEASWARIAVDQRSTTLSSLLSSASADLGLDVAEAVLEEAATHHLDSWTPHVRHDPHAVPTLRALRQAGLGIGLLSNTHWPRSFHEHFLERDGLAALIDVRCYTSELDYTKPHPEAFRAVLDGLGVAEPSRVVFVGDRPYDDVFGARSIGMRAVLRPNPLVPGFDVAPDATIQDLPELVALVRTWHGGVPKQPVIPGPKSA